In one Sphingobium indicum B90A genomic region, the following are encoded:
- a CDS encoding DUF962 domain-containing protein produces MDDKTAAFRDFWPYYLQEHAHAGTRAMHYAGTSLVVLLIAALPVAGKWWMIPAMPLAGYGFAWIGHSLIEHNRPATFRYPFWSLRADFVMWFRFLTGRMGRDLKRAGVRPDGSIDPALRREL; encoded by the coding sequence ATGGACGACAAGACAGCGGCGTTCCGCGACTTTTGGCCCTATTATCTCCAGGAACATGCCCATGCGGGCACGCGGGCGATGCACTATGCCGGCACCAGCCTGGTCGTGCTGCTGATCGCCGCGCTGCCGGTCGCGGGGAAATGGTGGATGATCCCGGCCATGCCGCTGGCAGGCTATGGCTTCGCCTGGATCGGCCACAGCCTGATCGAACATAACCGCCCCGCGACCTTCCGCTATCCCTTCTGGTCGCTGCGGGCCGATTTCGTGATGTGGTTCCGCTTCCTGACCGGAAGAATGGGCCGCGACCTGAAACGCGCCGGCGTCCGCCCCGACGGCAGCATAGACCCCGCCCTGCGCCGCGAACTGTAG
- a CDS encoding NAD-dependent epimerase/dehydratase family protein, whose amino-acid sequence MTILVTGAAGFIGMAVADRLLSEGRAVFGIDNMNDYYPVSLKRDRIAALHQRHGGLFTFAELDFADMDALQAALHDHPVDAIIHLGAQAGVRYSLINPHAYVRSNLAGHVNMLEVARERRVRHLVYASSSSVYGGNDTLPFRVEDRADHPVSLYAATKRADELMSETYAHLFRIPMTGLRFFTVYGPWGRPDMAMWIFTSKILSGQPIPVFNHGRMQRDFTYIDDIVSGVIGCLDHAPEDDGAAKAGGSRSPHRLYNIGNNRPEELMHLISVLEEACGRKAEIDFQPMQPGDVPATFADISAIAQDIGFAPTTGIEVGVPRFVDWYRAYHD is encoded by the coding sequence ATGACAATCCTCGTGACCGGCGCGGCCGGCTTCATCGGCATGGCCGTCGCGGACCGTCTTCTGTCCGAAGGCCGGGCCGTCTTCGGCATCGACAATATGAACGACTATTATCCCGTCTCGCTGAAACGCGACCGGATCGCCGCCCTGCATCAGCGCCATGGCGGCCTGTTCACCTTCGCCGAACTGGACTTCGCCGACATGGACGCGCTCCAGGCCGCGCTGCACGACCATCCGGTCGACGCCATCATCCATCTGGGCGCGCAGGCGGGCGTGCGCTATTCGCTGATCAACCCGCACGCCTATGTCCGCTCCAACCTCGCCGGCCATGTCAACATGCTGGAAGTGGCGCGGGAAAGGCGGGTGCGGCACCTGGTCTACGCCTCCTCCTCCTCGGTCTATGGCGGCAACGACACGCTGCCCTTCCGGGTCGAGGACCGCGCCGACCACCCCGTCTCGCTCTACGCCGCAACGAAACGCGCCGACGAACTGATGAGCGAAACCTACGCCCATCTCTTCCGCATCCCGATGACCGGCCTGCGCTTCTTCACCGTCTATGGCCCCTGGGGCCGTCCGGACATGGCGATGTGGATCTTCACCTCGAAAATCCTGTCGGGCCAGCCGATCCCCGTCTTCAACCACGGCCGGATGCAGCGCGACTTCACCTATATCGACGACATCGTCAGCGGCGTGATCGGCTGCCTCGACCATGCGCCGGAGGATGACGGCGCGGCCAAGGCGGGCGGCAGCCGCTCGCCCCACCGGCTCTACAATATCGGCAACAACCGGCCGGAGGAATTGATGCACCTCATCTCCGTTCTGGAGGAAGCCTGCGGCCGCAAGGCGGAGATCGACTTCCAGCCGATGCAGCCGGGCGACGTGCCGGCCACCTTCGCCGACATCAGCGCCATCGCGCAGGACATCGGCTTCGCCCCGACCACGGGCATCGAAGTGGGCGTCCCCCGCTTCGTCGACTGGTATCGCGCCTATCACGATTAG
- a CDS encoding KpsF/GutQ family sugar-phosphate isomerase, which translates to MSTVTKIVPFGSGGRIAETARRTLSIAAEGLNALENQFNDREFSANFLRLVGVIMNVRGRLIVTGMGKSGIIARKMTATLTSTGTPAIFLHPADAGHGDLGMITPDDVVLMLSHSGESNELGPIIQYCKRFAIPLLGMTARPHSTVAASSDICILMPDVKEACPNSLAPTTSTTIQMAFGDALAIALMEMRGFSADDFHKFHPNGRLGAQLVKVRELMASGGDVPRVEEDASLLDATIEMTRARLGGTAVVNGKGELIGAFTDGDLRRTVTGTRHMNEPVGRYMTVQPVSVSPEELASEALRLMHDHNITLLFVCEKDRLVGAIHMHDLLHAGVA; encoded by the coding sequence GTGTCGACAGTAACGAAGATCGTGCCATTCGGCTCAGGCGGGCGCATCGCGGAAACCGCGCGCCGGACATTATCCATCGCGGCCGAGGGGCTGAACGCCCTTGAAAACCAGTTCAACGACCGGGAATTTTCCGCCAATTTCCTACGGCTGGTCGGCGTCATCATGAATGTGCGCGGCCGCCTGATCGTCACCGGCATGGGCAAGAGCGGCATCATCGCGCGCAAGATGACGGCGACGCTCACCTCCACCGGCACGCCCGCCATCTTCCTGCATCCCGCCGACGCGGGCCATGGCGACCTGGGCATGATCACGCCGGACGACGTCGTGCTGATGCTGTCCCATTCGGGCGAGTCCAACGAACTCGGCCCGATCATCCAATATTGCAAGCGCTTCGCCATCCCCCTGCTGGGCATGACGGCGCGCCCGCACAGCACGGTCGCCGCATCGTCCGACATCTGCATCCTGATGCCCGACGTGAAGGAAGCGTGCCCCAATTCGCTGGCGCCCACCACCTCCACCACGATCCAGATGGCGTTCGGGGACGCGCTCGCCATCGCGCTCATGGAAATGCGCGGCTTTTCGGCGGACGACTTCCATAAATTCCACCCCAATGGCCGGCTCGGCGCGCAACTTGTCAAGGTGCGCGAACTCATGGCCTCGGGCGGCGACGTGCCGCGGGTGGAGGAGGACGCCTCCCTGCTCGACGCCACCATCGAAATGACCCGCGCCCGGCTCGGCGGCACGGCGGTGGTGAACGGAAAGGGCGAACTGATCGGCGCCTTCACCGACGGCGACCTGCGCCGCACCGTCACCGGCACCCGCCACATGAACGAGCCGGTCGGCCGCTACATGACCGTCCAGCCCGTGTCGGTCAGCCCCGAGGAACTGGCTTCCGAAGCGCTCCGCCTGATGCACGACCATAATATCACGCTCCTCTTCGTCTGCGAAAAGGACAGGCTGGTCGGCGCCATCCACATGCACGACCTGCTCCATGCGGGCGTCGCCTGA
- a CDS encoding serine hydrolase, translating into MPRLRTKLIAFLGLFLAPLPTADAFGPTPNPVQHSAESRLMAEFARFATLTDGTVGIAVRDLGTGETLAYNGDTLFPMASTYKLAVAAKILSLLDAGSLSLDEPLMRLGRPLPVRTLIDMSLTLSDNEATDALVARAGGPQAVNDWVRAAGIKGLRVDSNTRDLLARAKVVGTGYGDEAALESGLSAAQRDARDMPNLGFAADPRDTATPRAMDDLLAAIRLGRVLRPQTTALMLSIMERCKTGKARLRAMLPPGTRIAHKTGTLNGLGNDAGIVTLPDGRMFVISVFVMKDHMGHELRDRIMAEAARAAYDYFLFAPDRHTA; encoded by the coding sequence ATGCCGCGCCTTCGCACCAAGCTGATCGCCTTTCTGGGCCTGTTCCTGGCTCCGCTGCCCACTGCCGACGCCTTCGGCCCGACGCCCAATCCGGTCCAGCACAGCGCCGAATCCCGCCTGATGGCCGAATTCGCCCGCTTCGCGACGCTGACCGACGGCACCGTCGGCATCGCCGTGCGCGACCTCGGCACCGGGGAGACGCTGGCCTATAATGGCGACACGCTGTTCCCCATGGCCAGCACCTACAAGCTGGCGGTGGCCGCCAAGATCCTCTCGCTGCTGGACGCGGGCAGCCTCAGCCTCGACGAACCGCTCATGCGCCTCGGCCGCCCGCTGCCGGTGCGCACCCTGATCGACATGAGCCTGACGCTCAGCGACAATGAGGCGACCGACGCCCTCGTCGCCCGCGCCGGCGGGCCGCAGGCGGTGAACGACTGGGTCCGCGCCGCCGGGATCAAGGGGCTGCGCGTCGACAGCAACACCCGCGACCTGCTCGCCCGCGCCAAGGTGGTCGGCACGGGCTATGGCGATGAAGCGGCGCTGGAATCCGGCCTCTCCGCCGCGCAGCGCGACGCCCGCGACATGCCCAATCTGGGCTTCGCCGCCGACCCGCGCGACACCGCCACGCCGCGCGCGATGGACGACCTGCTCGCCGCGATCCGCCTGGGCAGGGTGCTGCGGCCGCAGACGACGGCGCTGATGCTCTCGATCATGGAACGCTGCAAGACGGGCAAGGCCCGGCTGCGCGCCATGCTGCCGCCGGGCACGCGCATCGCGCACAAGACCGGGACGCTGAACGGCCTCGGCAACGACGCGGGCATCGTCACGCTGCCCGATGGCCGCATGTTCGTCATCTCGGTCTTCGTGATGAAGGACCATATGGGCCATGAACTGCGCGACCGCATCATGGCCGAAGCGGCGCGAGCCGCTTATGATTATTTCCTGTTCGCCCCCGATCGGCACACGGCCTGA
- a CDS encoding ribonuclease D, which produces MTVHFHEEDLPQGVLAPGPIAVDTETMGLITPRDRLCVVQISDGQGDEHLVRFNPGSDYAAPNLCAALADPARLKLYHFGRFDIAAIRHYLGVVAAPVYCTKIASRLVRTYTDRHGLKELVRELLGQELSKVQQSSDWGGPVLSDAQKEYAASDVRYLHALKAELDKRLVREGRMELAQACFDFLPHRAELDLAGWPEIDIFAHM; this is translated from the coding sequence ATGACCGTCCATTTCCATGAAGAGGATCTGCCCCAGGGCGTCCTTGCCCCCGGCCCGATCGCCGTCGACACCGAAACCATGGGGCTGATCACGCCCCGCGACCGCCTGTGCGTCGTGCAGATCAGCGACGGCCAGGGGGACGAGCATCTGGTGCGCTTCAACCCCGGCAGCGATTATGCCGCGCCCAACCTGTGCGCCGCGCTGGCCGATCCGGCGCGGTTGAAGCTCTATCATTTCGGGCGGTTCGATATTGCGGCGATCCGCCATTATCTGGGCGTCGTGGCCGCCCCGGTCTATTGCACGAAGATCGCTTCGCGGCTGGTGCGGACCTATACCGACCGGCATGGCCTGAAAGAACTGGTGCGCGAATTGCTGGGGCAGGAATTGTCCAAGGTGCAGCAGTCGAGCGACTGGGGCGGGCCGGTGCTGTCGGACGCGCAGAAGGAATATGCGGCGTCGGACGTGCGATACCTGCATGCGTTGAAGGCGGAACTGGACAAGCGGCTGGTGCGCGAGGGGCGGATGGAACTGGCGCAGGCCTGTTTCGATTTCCTGCCGCACCGGGCGGAGCTGGACCTGGCGGGATGGCCGGAGATCGACATCTTCGCGCATATGTGA
- a CDS encoding cupin-like domain-containing protein produces the protein MNAVSAIEAAVFPEEARAAFAAAYPDRAAKLSHGLAGHALLTLEALAGLAERMPADSVEYNLGKLPLGVRAEDTPSNGLTLGETIRTIETNGSWAVLKNVERDAAYGALLDRALAELAPLVERETGPMLHREAFIFLSSPGSVTPFHMDPEHNILLQIRGEKTMTVFPAGDEELVPAVQSEAFHAGGHRNLDWRDGFRERGMAVTLLPGDAIHVPVKAPHFVENGPVVSVSLSVTWRSERSVAEGELHSLNALLRRRGLPVGRIGTRPEAQGARRIAYRIMRKLGV, from the coding sequence ATGAACGCGGTGAGCGCCATCGAGGCGGCGGTGTTTCCGGAAGAGGCGCGGGCGGCCTTCGCGGCGGCTTATCCGGACCGGGCTGCGAAATTGAGCCACGGGCTGGCGGGGCATGCGCTGCTGACGCTGGAGGCTCTGGCCGGGCTGGCGGAGCGAATGCCGGCCGACTCCGTGGAGTATAATCTGGGGAAGCTGCCTTTGGGCGTGCGGGCGGAGGATACGCCGTCCAACGGGCTGACGCTGGGCGAGACGATCCGGACCATAGAGACCAACGGCAGTTGGGCGGTGCTGAAGAATGTCGAGCGGGATGCGGCCTATGGCGCGCTGCTGGACCGGGCGCTGGCCGAACTGGCGCCGCTGGTGGAGCGGGAGACCGGGCCGATGCTGCATCGGGAGGCGTTCATCTTCCTGTCCTCGCCCGGCAGCGTGACGCCGTTCCACATGGACCCGGAGCATAATATCCTGCTCCAGATCCGGGGCGAGAAGACGATGACGGTCTTTCCGGCGGGCGACGAGGAACTGGTGCCTGCGGTGCAGAGCGAGGCCTTCCATGCGGGCGGGCATCGCAATCTGGACTGGCGGGACGGGTTTCGCGAGCGGGGCATGGCGGTGACGCTGTTGCCGGGCGATGCGATCCATGTGCCGGTCAAGGCGCCGCATTTCGTGGAGAATGGCCCTGTCGTTTCGGTCAGCCTGTCCGTCACCTGGCGGTCGGAGCGGAGCGTGGCGGAGGGCGAGTTGCACAGCCTGAACGCGCTGCTGCGGCGGCGCGGGCTGCCGGTCGGGCGGATCGGGACGCGACCGGAGGCGCAGGGCGCGCGGCGGATCGCCTACCGCATCATGCGGAAGCTGGGCGTCTGA
- a CDS encoding GNAT family N-acetyltransferase, with protein sequence MALTAHFTRLPDLASLAPRWQALESRAAASFFLGWTWTGAWLESYAVRPELLAVTDAQGRDVALALFGHALQPRLLGRSATLSLNQSGDPGADRPFIEYNGLLAAKGREGEATRAALQALQNRNDWRTLRLDGIAPDSPLLTIPARRKTRLDRSPVYQVDLAAVRAADYLSLLSSNSRAQIRRALKDHGGALPAIAKAAPADIAPWLDEMRSLNTGRHADNAWDDPAFRRFAAALASRDEKVELLRFTDGGGTVGLLLNVLHDGIAMNYQSAFAAPRAPKDKPGLLCHAAAVDHYAARGLALYSLLAGKDRYKQSLATREEALEWWQVDRFSPRLEAEAALRKLLRRPASA encoded by the coding sequence ATGGCCCTCACCGCCCACTTCACCCGCCTGCCCGACCTGGCGAGCCTCGCCCCCCGCTGGCAGGCGCTGGAGTCCCGCGCCGCCGCCAGCTTCTTCCTCGGCTGGACCTGGACCGGCGCCTGGCTGGAAAGCTACGCCGTCCGCCCCGAACTCCTCGCCGTCACCGACGCGCAGGGCCGGGACGTCGCGCTTGCCCTCTTCGGCCATGCCCTGCAACCCCGCCTGCTGGGCCGCAGCGCCACCCTGTCGCTCAACCAGTCCGGCGACCCCGGTGCCGACCGCCCCTTCATCGAATATAACGGCCTGCTCGCCGCAAAGGGCAGGGAAGGGGAGGCGACACGGGCCGCCCTCCAGGCCCTGCAAAACCGCAACGACTGGCGCACCCTCCGCCTCGACGGCATCGCCCCCGACTCGCCGCTCCTGACAATCCCCGCCCGCCGCAAGACCCGCCTCGACCGCTCCCCGGTCTATCAGGTCGACCTCGCCGCCGTCCGCGCCGCCGACTATCTGTCGCTGCTCAGCTCCAACAGCCGCGCCCAGATCCGCCGCGCCCTCAAGGATCATGGCGGCGCGCTCCCGGCCATCGCCAAAGCCGCCCCAGCCGACATTGCCCCATGGCTGGACGAAATGCGGTCCCTCAACACCGGCCGCCACGCCGACAATGCCTGGGACGACCCCGCCTTCCGCCGCTTCGCCGCCGCCCTCGCAAGCCGCGACGAAAAGGTCGAACTGCTGCGCTTCACCGATGGCGGCGGAACCGTCGGCCTGCTCCTCAACGTCCTCCACGACGGCATAGCGATGAACTACCAGTCCGCCTTCGCCGCCCCCCGCGCGCCGAAGGACAAGCCCGGCCTGCTCTGCCACGCCGCCGCCGTCGACCACTACGCCGCCCGCGGCCTCGCGCTCTACTCGCTGCTCGCGGGCAAGGACCGCTACAAGCAGAGCCTCGCCACCCGCGAGGAAGCCCTTGAATGGTGGCAGGTCGACCGCTTCAGCCCCCGCCTCGAAGCCGAAGCCGCCTTGCGCAAGCTGCTCAGACGCCCAGCTTCCGCATGA
- a CDS encoding histidine phosphatase family protein, whose product MRRIFIIRHGNTFESSADARRIGARTDLPLVESGHAQAQRLAAWFAAQNLPIRRLHSGPLLRARQTAAAIAAATGHPLDGPLPWLDEIDHGPDEGQPEAQVLARLGPEALAAWDERGIPPQDWKVDAESRIAAWKDWFARKGEGADLLVTSNGAARFALLALGLPLANLKLRTGAFGELAIEEGAGVHLIRWDERP is encoded by the coding sequence ATGCGCCGCATCTTCATCATCCGCCACGGCAACACCTTCGAAAGCAGCGCCGACGCCCGCCGCATCGGCGCCCGCACCGACCTCCCGCTGGTGGAAAGCGGCCACGCCCAGGCCCAGCGCCTCGCCGCCTGGTTCGCCGCGCAGAACCTGCCCATCCGCCGCCTGCACAGCGGCCCGCTGCTCCGCGCCCGCCAGACCGCCGCCGCCATCGCCGCCGCCACCGGCCACCCGCTCGACGGCCCGCTCCCCTGGCTCGACGAGATCGACCACGGCCCCGACGAAGGCCAACCCGAAGCGCAAGTCCTCGCCCGCCTCGGCCCTGAAGCCCTCGCCGCCTGGGATGAACGGGGCATCCCGCCCCAGGACTGGAAAGTCGACGCGGAATCCCGCATCGCCGCCTGGAAAGACTGGTTCGCTCGGAAAGGGGAGGGCGCCGACCTGCTCGTCACCAGCAACGGCGCCGCCCGCTTCGCGCTCCTGGCGCTGGGCCTGCCGCTCGCCAACCTCAAGCTCCGCACCGGCGCCTTCGGCGAACTGGCGATCGAGGAAGGGGCCGGCGTCCATCTCATCCGCTGGGACGAACGGCCCTAA
- a CDS encoding cold-shock protein, producing MSFDRGRRGGRGKDKRDSFGDDSFYEGGRGGFGGGFDRGGFGGDRGGFGGGDRFGGGGGGFGGDRGGFGGGGGGGGFGGGRSGGGGFGGGGRGMPAQVVGEGTGVVKFFNGQKGFGFIVRDDGGEDVFVHISAVEQAGLTGLAEGQPLGFTLVDRGGKVSATDLKIEGEPLPVTERAPREPRAGGFGDRPGGGDRGPQRQLTGERASGTVKFFNAMKGFGFIQRDDGQPDAFVHISAVERAGMSALNEGDRLDFELEVDRRGKYAAVNLQTKAD from the coding sequence ATGAGTTTTGATAGAGGTCGCCGCGGCGGGCGCGGCAAGGACAAGCGCGACAGTTTCGGCGACGATAGTTTCTATGAAGGCGGCCGTGGCGGCTTCGGCGGTGGGTTCGACCGCGGCGGTTTCGGTGGTGATCGTGGTGGCTTCGGCGGCGGCGACCGCTTCGGTGGCGGCGGCGGCGGCTTCGGCGGCGACCGTGGCGGTTTCGGCGGCGGCGGTGGTGGCGGCGGCTTCGGCGGCGGTCGCAGCGGCGGCGGCGGTTTTGGCGGCGGTGGCCGCGGCATGCCCGCCCAGGTCGTGGGTGAAGGCACCGGCGTCGTCAAGTTCTTCAACGGCCAAAAGGGTTTCGGCTTCATCGTCCGCGACGATGGCGGCGAAGACGTGTTCGTCCACATCAGCGCGGTCGAGCAGGCGGGCCTGACGGGCCTGGCCGAAGGCCAGCCGCTCGGCTTCACCCTGGTGGATCGCGGCGGCAAGGTGTCGGCGACCGATCTCAAGATCGAGGGCGAACCGCTCCCCGTCACCGAACGCGCCCCCCGCGAACCCCGCGCCGGCGGCTTCGGCGATCGTCCGGGCGGCGGCGACCGCGGTCCGCAGCGCCAGCTCACCGGCGAACGCGCCAGCGGCACGGTCAAGTTCTTCAACGCCATGAAGGGCTTTGGCTTCATCCAGCGCGACGACGGCCAGCCCGACGCGTTCGTGCACATCAGCGCCGTCGAACGCGCCGGCATGAGCGCCCTGAATGAAGGCGACCGCCTCGACTTCGAACTCGAAGTCGACCGCCGCGGCAAATATGCGGCCGTCAACCTTCAGACGAAGGCCGACTAA
- a CDS encoding 3-deoxy-manno-octulosonate cytidylyltransferase, whose protein sequence is MNPSTLIVIPARAGSSRLPRKPLRLIAGRTLLHRTIAMARAATAGLSDIQLLVATDDEEIAAHARAAGCDAAMTESAIATGSGRALAAARQCGSEPRFIVNLQGDSPFQPQGALRAVIAALEAGAQVATPVIALDWPALDALRDHKTRSPFSGTTCARAPDGRALWFSKTIIPAIRDEDALRQSQPLSPVWRHVGLYGYTLDALTRFEATPPTALETLEGLEQLRLLELGIPITTVPVPPPVFDSSGIDTEADIARVEALIAAHGDPTP, encoded by the coding sequence ATGAACCCATCCACCCTCATCGTCATCCCCGCCCGCGCCGGCTCCTCCCGCCTGCCGCGCAAGCCGCTGCGCCTGATCGCCGGCCGCACGCTGCTGCACCGGACCATCGCCATGGCCCGCGCCGCCACGGCCGGCCTCTCCGACATCCAACTGCTCGTCGCCACCGATGACGAGGAAATCGCCGCCCACGCCCGCGCCGCGGGCTGCGATGCGGCCATGACGGAAAGCGCCATCGCCACCGGCTCCGGCCGCGCCCTCGCCGCCGCGCGCCAGTGCGGGAGCGAACCCCGCTTCATCGTCAACCTCCAGGGCGACAGCCCCTTCCAGCCCCAGGGGGCCCTGCGCGCCGTCATCGCCGCGCTGGAGGCGGGGGCGCAGGTCGCCACCCCCGTCATCGCGCTCGACTGGCCCGCGCTCGACGCCCTGCGCGACCACAAGACGCGCTCGCCCTTCAGCGGCACCACCTGCGCCCGCGCCCCCGACGGCCGCGCCCTCTGGTTTTCGAAGACCATCATCCCCGCCATCCGCGACGAGGACGCCCTGCGCCAGAGCCAGCCGCTCTCCCCGGTCTGGCGCCATGTCGGCCTCTACGGCTACACGCTCGACGCCCTGACCCGCTTCGAAGCGACGCCCCCCACGGCCCTCGAAACCCTCGAAGGCCTGGAACAACTCCGCCTGCTCGAACTCGGCATCCCCATCACCACCGTCCCGGTCCCGCCGCCCGTCTTCGACAGTTCCGGCATCGACACTGAGGCCGACATAGCCCGCGTCGAAGCCCTCATCGCCGCCCACGGCGACCCCACGCCCTGA
- the ung gene encoding uracil-DNA glycosylase — MSDTIRLDESWRAPLLGEFESPYMQGLKRFLEEEKRQGKRIFPKGSEYFRALDLTPLDKVKVVVLGQDPYHGEGQAHGLCFSVKPGVRTPPSLVNIYKELQSDLGLRPPRHGFLEHWARQGVLLLNSVLTVEMGKAASHQKRGWEQFTDAIIRLVNQKNEPVVFLLWGSYAQRKAEFVDRTRHLVLKAAHPSPLSAHNGFLGCRHFSQANAFLEEKGRGAIDWGLPETVAA; from the coding sequence ATGAGCGACACCATCAGGCTGGACGAGAGCTGGCGCGCCCCGCTGCTCGGCGAATTCGAAAGCCCCTATATGCAGGGGCTGAAGCGCTTTCTTGAGGAGGAGAAGCGTCAGGGCAAGCGCATCTTCCCCAAGGGCAGCGAATATTTCCGGGCGCTGGACCTGACGCCGCTGGACAAGGTGAAGGTGGTGGTGCTGGGGCAGGATCCCTATCATGGCGAGGGGCAGGCGCATGGGCTGTGCTTCAGCGTAAAGCCGGGCGTGCGGACGCCGCCGTCGCTGGTCAATATCTACAAGGAATTGCAGAGCGACCTGGGCCTGCGGCCGCCGCGTCACGGTTTCCTGGAACATTGGGCGCGGCAGGGCGTGCTGCTGCTGAACAGCGTGCTGACGGTGGAGATGGGCAAGGCCGCGTCGCACCAGAAGCGCGGCTGGGAGCAGTTCACCGACGCCATCATCCGGCTGGTCAATCAGAAGAACGAGCCGGTCGTGTTCCTGCTGTGGGGCAGCTATGCGCAGCGCAAGGCGGAGTTTGTGGACCGCACGCGGCATCTGGTGCTTAAGGCGGCGCACCCCTCCCCCCTTTCGGCGCATAACGGCTTTCTGGGGTGCAGGCATTTTTCGCAGGCCAACGCCTTTCTGGAGGAGAAGGGGCGCGGGGCGATCGACTGGGGCTTGCCGGAAACGGTGGCGGCATGA
- a CDS encoding GNAT family N-acetyltransferase: protein MDMASHPAMANARAHAPARWAALADAAAEANAFYLPEMLCAALDHLADGATVRVLEAQRDGELIGLMPVVVAARHGRLPLRCVTNWMHDHCFFGAPLIRRGQEVAAWRELLRQLDEADWAPGFLHLRGLDAAGANAAALEALCVEQRRGRREVHRYDRAMLRSELDADAYWETHVRAKKRKELRRLQKRLAELGTVESRLLVDGAELAAWCGEFLALEAAGWKGAEGSALACKDEDAAFFRAACAAAFENGRLHFLRMDLDGRAIAMLVNFRHGEGAFSFKIAFDEALGRFSPGVLIEIANLQAVLGDPAIGWMDSCAAADHPMIDSLWGERRTITQYRIALRGAGRSVAFALANGVEALGQRLKGQI, encoded by the coding sequence ATGGACATGGCTTCCCATCCCGCAATGGCGAACGCGCGCGCCCATGCGCCGGCGCGCTGGGCCGCGCTGGCGGACGCGGCGGCCGAGGCCAATGCCTTCTACCTGCCCGAAATGCTGTGCGCGGCGCTGGATCATCTGGCGGATGGCGCGACGGTCCGCGTGCTGGAGGCGCAGCGGGACGGGGAACTGATCGGGCTGATGCCCGTGGTCGTCGCGGCGCGGCACGGGCGGCTGCCGCTGCGTTGCGTCACCAACTGGATGCACGATCATTGCTTCTTCGGCGCGCCGCTGATCCGGCGGGGCCAGGAGGTGGCGGCGTGGCGGGAATTGCTGAGGCAGTTGGACGAGGCGGACTGGGCGCCGGGCTTCCTGCATCTGCGCGGGCTGGACGCGGCGGGGGCGAATGCGGCGGCGCTGGAGGCGCTGTGCGTCGAGCAGCGGCGCGGGCGGCGGGAGGTGCATCGCTACGACCGGGCGATGCTGCGGTCGGAACTGGACGCGGACGCCTATTGGGAAACCCATGTGCGGGCCAAGAAGCGCAAGGAATTGCGGCGCCTGCAGAAGCGGCTGGCCGAACTGGGCACAGTCGAGAGCAGGCTGCTGGTCGACGGGGCGGAGCTGGCCGCGTGGTGCGGGGAATTTCTGGCGCTGGAGGCCGCGGGCTGGAAGGGGGCCGAAGGATCGGCGCTGGCCTGCAAGGACGAGGATGCGGCTTTCTTCCGGGCGGCCTGCGCGGCGGCTTTCGAGAACGGGCGGCTGCATTTCCTGCGCATGGACCTGGATGGGCGGGCGATCGCGATGCTGGTCAATTTCCGGCATGGCGAAGGGGCCTTTTCCTTCAAGATCGCCTTTGACGAGGCGCTGGGGCGCTTTTCGCCGGGGGTGCTGATCGAGATCGCCAATCTGCAGGCAGTGCTGGGCGATCCCGCCATCGGCTGGATGGATAGCTGCGCGGCGGCGGACCATCCGATGATCGACAGCCTGTGGGGCGAGCGGCGGACGATCACGCAATATCGCATCGCCCTGCGGGGCGCCGGGCGAAGCGTCGCCTTTGCGCTGGCCAATGGCGTCGAGGCGCTGGGGCAGAGGTTGAAGGGGCAGATATGA
- a CDS encoding LptA/OstA family protein, with translation MRKPLLLLSLGAAGLLFAGADAQVLKNHDSNAPVNFTADRIEVQDRADRVVVSGNVEVTQAGMTLNAARMTVAYRNQPGGGTGPGGVEIDRIDASGNVVVRKADQTAKGNVAIYDLNSRLITMLGNVSLTQGANRLTGGRLVIDLTSGRSTVDGRAAGGGGPGVSSGAGGRVSGTFTVPQRKD, from the coding sequence ATGAGAAAGCCCCTTCTTTTGCTGTCGCTGGGTGCGGCGGGCCTCCTTTTCGCGGGGGCGGACGCGCAGGTGCTGAAGAACCATGACAGCAATGCGCCGGTCAACTTCACCGCCGACAGGATCGAGGTGCAGGACCGCGCCGACCGCGTCGTGGTGTCCGGCAATGTCGAGGTGACGCAGGCGGGCATGACGCTGAACGCGGCGCGGATGACGGTGGCCTACCGCAACCAGCCGGGGGGCGGGACCGGGCCGGGCGGCGTGGAGATCGACCGGATCGACGCGTCCGGCAATGTCGTGGTGCGCAAGGCGGACCAGACGGCCAAGGGCAATGTCGCGATCTATGACCTCAACAGCAGGCTGATCACCATGCTGGGCAATGTGTCGCTGACGCAGGGGGCGAACCGGCTGACCGGGGGGCGGCTGGTGATCGACCTGACCAGCGGGCGCTCGACCGTGGACGGGCGCGCTGCTGGCGGGGGTGGTCCGGGGGTTTCCAGCGGGGCTGGCGGGCGCGTGTCGGGCACGTTCACGGTGCCGCAGCGGAAGGATTGA